A segment of the Arachis hypogaea cultivar Tifrunner chromosome 5, arahy.Tifrunner.gnm2.J5K5, whole genome shotgun sequence genome:
aattaacacatatataatatttcattaatacatatataatataaagtaatttatatattattttattaaatattataatattgttaatttatatataatatataatataaatttattgaattcaattagaacaaacaaaaaattatttattttattttaaatttttataaataaataaattaattaactaatataacgaGTTATAACTAATGCAGTATAactaattaagtaatataaattataataaattatattaatatttaaatataattaaattaattaactgaTATAATTAAATTactgtaataaattatatttaatgaattaaaataattaaatcaaaaaatAATCTCTAAAATATGTCATATTAGttctattattaaatataaaaatttaatttttatataataaaatagataatattaATTTTGTACAGACATAAATTTATCTATCTTCTAaatatttatagataaaaatGATAGACTTAAAAAATAGTGTTTAAATGTTTGTTGCAATGCGTTGTTCGTCTatattaggggtgtgcatggcccgacCCGGTCTCGAACACTTTAggagctaatttggtgtgatttcatcgggtctaggaccgggtaagggtctcaaaaatagacccggtcattatttcgggtcgggttcgGGCCATAACTCGGGCCACCCAAAATCGGCTTGATGGCCCGATCACTATACAcaataaatattttgtattattagtgatggatgatggctattattttgtggaatttaagtattgtaaattttaatattttgtgttattagtcatgatatataagactataagttaatgttttatatttaaaatgcataatactttagactaatgcataatattgtgttatttgtattgatttaaatatttggtgttattaggcaatattagtattgattatggttatgctttaattttagagaatagttggttcttgttatatttttctaagtgaattttaccatatcAAATAATGATTAGAgtattgaaaatttggatatttttacatgctaattTATAAAAAGATATCAAGGTAttataatgttaacggcccagTTTTTACCTGATATAATTGTGGCCTGAAAGGATATAAATTTCATCGAGTCTAAGATCGGATTCAAATCTCATAAATAGATCCGATACATATTTTAGACCGAATCTAAATAACATCAAATTCGATTTCATCCGCCCATTCACACCCCAAGTCCATATCACAAAACTTTTACTTTGATTTGTCTCTGGCTTTTGTAAATTTGATTTTTGTGGAAAACGAAAACAGTTGAGATAATGAGATCAGTCCCGTACTTTTTATTTCTTTGCTATATCCTACTCACAAGATCTTTTTCCGTAGTTGAAAGTTGAAACCCACCGAAAGCTACACCACTTTACTAATACTCCCACTTCGCACGCTTTGCTTTCTTTCGCGTCTCTAACCATAATGATGCCCCCTTTAGCCAATTGATCACTCGCTCTCGCTCTACAAAGACAAAGAGGCTATGATATTTGTTGGTCCCTGCAAATGATGGATGCTCGCGCTTTCTCTTCTCATTCCGACGCTTCCGTTGCCGCTGCAACCACAGATCAGGTATCGCAACCTCCAACTCATGTATCTCTTGTTACAATCTCCatattctctttttatttatttatttatttatttattattattattattattatttgattgattgattgattattTGATTGAGCTATGTACTCTGTCAATTTTCGGTGGGAACTGGCAATAGCTTTCGAAGTTAAACTTTCtgctttaagagaaaaaaaattttcggtAGTTTAATCTGTGCTTCGCTGAATTCTTTCTTTTATGTTAGCTATTATCCTAATTACTCTATTTCTTTTTCAGTGACTGTGACCTGTTTGTGTATAACCAAATTACCCTTTCCTGAAATAGtagtccttttttttttgttattggttCTGTTGAACAGTGAGAAATGAACTTACTTTTGGTATCTAAATACAATTGTTCATGTTTTGATAGAATGTGGAGCAATGCAGAAGTGGCAACAACAGTGAAGCCACGATTATGGAGAAACCAAGGCGATGGCATGATGTTTTCTGGTCTGGAATGTTTGTAATCCACTTGATTGGTTTcggttttgttcttgttgttcttggccTCAacagattcaagaagaagaacaggCTTGACATTGATAAGTACACATACCGCTTCATGGAGAATCAAGCCGGATTGACAGAGGATTACTGGCCAGTCTATGCGGTTGCCGGTTTAGTTGGGACTGCTCTTGGATGTTGTTGGCTGTCGCTGTTGGGTTCATGTGCTACCCTTATGATGAAGGTGTCTGTTCATATCCTCACCACATATCTTGCTGTGATCAGTGTTCTCTCTTTTTGGGCTGAGCAGGTCTTCTGGGGTGTCGCTTTTGCTATTGGAGCATGCCTTCAGCTTTTGTATGTGATATCTGTTATAGACAGGTATGAGCCtcaatttactatatatataacgTATGTATGTACCTATCATGCGTGTTTGTTGCTTAAGGGATGCATGGATTTTGTTGTGTTAGTTTGTCCATATCCACAGTTGAAGGTTGCATTTACTGGGAAAGAAGTTAAAGTTTTAAACTGttgtatttttataataataacactAATATAGCATGATTGACTACCTTTGGTGTCTTACATTTGGCAGCTGCTATAGATTGCCATCTTTGAAACATAGAATTGCATAATCGTGTAGCAGCAAACATATCTGAAGTAGTATTCTCTTTCTGATTGATTTCTAATCAAGGTGTGAATCTGACTAACATCTGGGATGAAACTACTCAACCTGTTTAGTGCTCTACATTATCTGAGAATATCAAAATACCCTATTCTAAGTGAATAACTCTATATCCTTGAACATAAACTGCTTCTATTTTTTCgctttaataatttttgtttttagtaGAGAGTTTTAAGGAGTCAGGAGGATATAAGATTACTTATTCTGAATGGGTTGGTATATCTAAAGGTCAAATAGCGCACCTTGCAATACAAGCTAAAATTAGTTGGTAAAAATTTGCTCATATTTGCTGTTGACAATAGCCTGATTAATTGTCGTCTAGTGATTCGGTCTTTGGGGAAGTCATCATTGTTGAGAAGGATTTGAACATTAGgccttttcagaactagtttgaCCATGTAgtgatgtatataaatacatgGGCTTGAATACTGAGTGCTGACTGAGGTATCTTTCATGCAATAACTCACTGGTGTCTGTTTTTCAAGTTGATATTGCAGCAGGCTCTGTCCTGCTTATACTCAAACTTTTGTGCTGCTGTATCTAGTTTCATAGAACCATAGCAATCTCTGAATTGTCACTATGAATCAAGAGCTGTAAGAGTGAATGAAGAAATGTCAAAATACGAGTCCAACCAGCACAAAACCTGCGGACCAGCCATCTGACAGGCTCACCACTGAGAACCACTTCATATTCTACCACTCATGTTTAGATGTTTGACCTGTTAATGCATGGTGTTCAATGCTGCCTTCCAAACATCACTTCTCACTGATGCTGGAACTGGTCATATTAATCCATAATCTTTTCCCCCTGTTGTTCTAGAGATCTCCTTTTGCTCTATTTTTCTGATCTGGAAGTTCCATACTCTTGCAAAAATGGCTTCAAGTGATTCTGGAGTGCTTTATCTACCTTCAAGTGATTCTGGCAATGCTTTCATCTGTTAAAAATCCTCTCTCATGCATTCTTTAGAAATCTTAGAATTATTTTAGAAAAGTTGAATGGAAGGATTTATCTTGTGGAATCATATTGTATGGATTTTTGATTCCTTGATCAAACACGCTCAGATCATTTGGATAAATACAAGAATATAATATCTCCAGGACTTAGTTTGGTAAGTTCAAACCTGCTCTTCAAGATTTTTCCAAAAGGCATAGTGTTGTTACTCATCATCTAGTAGATACATTCACTATAAGTTCATGTTATAGCAATTTCAAGAAATGGTCATTATGATTTATATGTTCTGGCTTAAGGGAGTTTGTTGAAGATAATGTTGGTTATTATACTTGTAGTGAAGTGACTTTAGGAATATCATAAATGTTGGTGGAGCATTGGATATATTAATGTCTGATTTCAGGAACTAGTTATACTATTTActatatcttttaaatattagatGCTTTGATCAATAAAAGTATATTAATGCTGAATGATAACTAAATAAATAGTTTCATAAATCACTTTATAGTCTTTCCCAATACCTGTTTTGATTAAAGCTTAGATGACAGTTCATCTCCCATGGTGAACTGTCTAAAGACTTAGAAAATTTACTTAATCAGTTCTACACAAATTTACAGTTACTTTTCAATGTGACGATCCTTAATTTATTGGATATCTGAATTAGCTGGGTTCTAGTGTCCACAACAAAAGCATCATATCAGCTATTCTCTAATGCATTAAGAATCAGATCTATCAATGCGAAAAATGTTAAACTCTATTTCTGAGACTTTTAGAGGATAATTTGGACTTCTGACTAGATTAGCCATTAGCATTGTAAGAGGTTTCAgacttaaatttttattaatagtcaATCATGAGTGTTGTTGTAATAAATGTACCATTCCATTCCATGGAAATGCAAATCAAAAGTTGtttatgttttaaatattttttgcccCCATTGATACTTGATTTGGTAGATAAAATTTGTAAGTTTCTATTATTTGAAATCTGGGTGCTGCCATTTTATTGAAATTGTAGTTCAACTTTATTCCCATCTTGTATtgctatatttataattaattgtgcccttaaagataattttttatggtTATTCTTTTCGCATTTCCAGACTTCCATTTACTATGTTAGTTTTGCAAAAGGCTGTTAAGATGGTATGGAATCTTCCTGAGGTTATGAAAGTTGCACATGCATTTGTGCTGCTGCTTCTTTCGTGGATGGTGTTGTGGTCATTTGGAGTAGCTGGTGTTGTGGCTTCAAGTATGGGTGACGGTGGACGCTGGTGGCTTCTTGTGGTGAGCTGGCAAGTTTGCTCTTTATTCTGTCTGTCCTTGTTGGCACTAGTAATGCTTGCAAATCATGTATTCTTCCCCCATCTGATTACTGACATTGCTGTCATGCGTGCAGGTCCTCTCTGTAAGCTTATTTTGGACTGGTGCTGTACTGTGTAATACTCTGCATGTCGTTGTGTCTGGAATTGTGTTCCTCGCGAACGTCCATTATAGCAAAGAGAGTTCATCATTTCCCACTAACTCCTTAATGAAATCATTGCAATATGCTTTAACAACATCGTTTGGCAGCATTTGTTATGGCTCATTATTTACAGCTGTTATTAGGACAATGCGGTGGCAGGTATTAACCAACATTTGCTTTTGCTAATTATTTGAATCTCATTTCTTTCATATATGGATGCTATAAACTATGTTGGTATTCAGATTCGAGGCGTCCGAGCAAAGATAGGCAATAATGAATGTTTactttgttgtgttgatttcCTTTTCCACATGGTGGAAACTCTTGTCCGATTCTTTAACAAGTATGCATATGTTCAGGTAGACTTCTATGCCTATATCAGTAATTACTTCCATATATGAGAAAATTTATATGTTCTTGGTGACAATTGTTTTCATTTTTAACTAGGAATCGTGAAGAGTGATTGCGAAAATTACTGGACTGGGGTCCTTCACTATATATCGGAGATAGAAATATTTTGGCTAATTTAGTTAGAGTTGGGTGAATATAATTATCTGCCAGTTTGCCATTGTGTTCTTGGAGAACTCACTATGGCATTCTTGTCATGATTGTGTTAGCAGATTGGTGTGTATGGAAAAAGCTTTAACCACTCTGCCAGAGATGCATGGGAGTTATTCCAATCAACTGGAGTTGAAGCACTTGTGGCCTATGATTGTTCAGGTGCTATAATGTTAATGGGAACCATTTTTGGAGGTCTGATAACTGGAACTTGCGCAGGTGTCTGGGCATGGATTAAGTGGAGTAATAGAGCTTTTATGATCGGATCCATGTCTATGCTCATGGGAATGGTGTTGGTAAGTTTACAACATCCTTGATTGAAGTTTAATCCATGACTTGGCCTTTATCAAACTATGAAACATACGTTGTAGTGttttttttccatctttttctttttggtcaGAAGATCTTAACTTCATTAGACAAAGGTCAAGGTACTAGAGGCAATATGCGCCACAGTATAATAATGCACAATAAATAAATGATACAAACTAAGCATGCCTAATGTATGCATTATTGCCTAATCAACTATATAGAATCATAAGGTAATACCCATTTAGAACAGGGATAAACCTCTGCCATAGTCCATTATCAATATGACCATCTTAGAATCCAACTCTGACCCTTGATTTCTTATATTTGCACATAAGCTCCAGGATCACCGACATATTTCGCATTAGCCCCTAGAGGATACTAAATTTACAGTTGCCCAACTGTGTTCAAAATAACGCAGCCCCAGACAAACCAGAATTCCAACGCtcgatatatattaaattttcttATATAAATGTATTTTCAGGTTGGAGTGGCTatggttgtggtggaaagtgctGTTACTTCAATATATGTATGCTATGCTGAAGACCCCTTATCGATTCATAGATGGGACCCTGAATTCTTCAACCAGATCTCTGAGACACTAAACCAGCGGCTTCAACATAGAAGTAAACGTGTGAGCGAAGTTTTAACCCACAATCAGCTTGATAACCTAGTACGATCAAACACATCAGTTTGAGGAATCACTTtaattagtattaaatattataaaaatgatttagcttcgttcctttttcttttcctttttttttatatatatttttgtgtgtGGTGTGCA
Coding sequences within it:
- the LOC112802670 gene encoding uncharacterized protein isoform X2 translates to MMDARAFSSHSDASVAAATTDQNVEQCRSGNNSEATIMEKPRRWHDVFWSGMFVIHLIGFGFVLVVLGLNRFKKKNRLDIDKYTYRFMENQAGLTEDYWPVYAVAGLVGTALGCCWLSLLGSCATLMMKVSVHILTTYLAVISVLSFWAEQVFWGVAFAIGACLQLLYVISVIDRLPFTMLVLQKAVKMVWNLPEVMKVAHAFVLLLLSWMVLWSFGVAGVVASSMGDGGRWWLLVVLSVSLFWTGAVLCNTLHVVVSGIVFLANVHYSKESSSFPTNSLMKSLQYALTTSFGSICYGSLFTAVIRTMRWQIGVYGKSFNHSARDAWELFQSTGVEALVAYDCSGAIMLMGTIFGGLITGTCAGVWAWIKWSNRAFMIGSMSMLMGMVLVGVAMVVVESAVTSIYVCYAEDPLSIHRWDPEFFNQISETLNQRLQHRSKRVSEVLTHNQLDNLVRSNTSV
- the LOC112802670 gene encoding uncharacterized protein isoform X1; this translates as MMDARAFSSHSDASVAAATTDQNVEQCRSGNNSEATIMEKPRRWHDVFWSGMFVIHLIGFGFVLVVLGLNRFKKKNRLDIDKYTYRFMENQAGLTEDYWPVYAVAGLVGTALGCCWLSLLGSCATLMMKVSVHILTTYLAVISVLSFWAEQVFWGVAFAIGACLQLLYVISVIDRLPFTMLVLQKAVKMVWNLPEVMKVAHAFVLLLLSWMVLWSFGVAGVVASSMGDGGRWWLLVVLSVSLFWTGAVLCNTLHVVVSGIVFLANVHYSKESSSFPTNSLMKSLQYALTTSFGSICYGSLFTAVIRTMRWQIRGVRAKIGNNECLLCCVDFLFHMVETLVRFFNKYAYVQIGVYGKSFNHSARDAWELFQSTGVEALVAYDCSGAIMLMGTIFGGLITGTCAGVWAWIKWSNRAFMIGSMSMLMGMVLVGVAMVVVESAVTSIYVCYAEDPLSIHRWDPEFFNQISETLNQRLQHRSKRVSEVLTHNQLDNLVRSNTSV